A stretch of the Bradyrhizobium arachidis genome encodes the following:
- a CDS encoding NAD-dependent succinate-semialdehyde dehydrogenase encodes MIALKDKDLFRQQGLIGGTWRDASTKATVDVIDPSSQKVLGTIPDMGRDETRAAIDAAAAAFEQWKNRAHAERAALLERWYELMRRHEQDLALLLTLEQGKPLAESLGEIRYGASFVKWFAEEARRINGSTIPSPTVDRRILVLKEPVGVCGIITPWNFPNAMITRKVAPALAAGCTVVIKPSEFTPFSALAIAVLAERAGIPGGVINVVTGMPAEIGTELMANETVRKISFTGSTRVGALLMKGAADNIKRLSLELGGNAPFIVFDDADIDRAVEGAIASKFRNGGQTCVCCNRILVQSGIYDAFAQKLASRVTKMKVGAGTEEGVAIGPMINGAAIEKIKRHVMDALDKGAKIISQSETVPEGRQYARPLVLGGATTEMLLASEETFGPVAPLFRFETEDEAIAIANGTPFGLAAYFYTENLKRSWRVAEALEFGMVGLNTGLISTEVAPFGGVKQSGLGREGSQLGIEEYLETKALHIGGLD; translated from the coding sequence ATGATTGCATTGAAGGATAAGGATCTGTTTCGCCAGCAAGGGCTGATCGGCGGCACTTGGCGGGATGCGAGCACGAAAGCCACCGTTGATGTCATTGATCCGTCCAGTCAGAAAGTGCTTGGCACCATCCCCGATATGGGCCGAGACGAGACCAGGGCAGCAATCGACGCAGCGGCCGCTGCGTTCGAGCAATGGAAGAACAGGGCTCATGCGGAGCGCGCCGCGCTGCTGGAGCGCTGGTATGAGCTCATGCGGCGCCATGAGCAGGATTTGGCGCTTCTGCTGACGCTGGAACAGGGTAAGCCGCTTGCTGAATCGCTTGGAGAAATCCGTTATGGCGCTTCCTTCGTTAAATGGTTTGCGGAGGAGGCGCGCCGTATCAACGGATCGACGATCCCGTCACCCACGGTCGATCGCCGCATTCTGGTTCTGAAGGAGCCGGTTGGCGTCTGCGGGATCATCACGCCCTGGAATTTCCCGAACGCAATGATTACCCGTAAAGTGGCACCCGCCCTTGCCGCTGGGTGCACTGTGGTCATCAAGCCCTCCGAATTTACACCATTCTCGGCCCTTGCCATCGCTGTTTTGGCCGAGCGGGCGGGGATTCCGGGGGGCGTGATCAATGTCGTGACGGGCATGCCGGCGGAAATTGGCACGGAGCTGATGGCCAACGAAACCGTGCGCAAGATCTCGTTCACCGGATCGACCCGCGTCGGCGCGTTGCTGATGAAGGGAGCCGCCGACAACATCAAGAGACTGAGCCTCGAGCTCGGCGGCAACGCCCCGTTCATCGTTTTTGACGATGCCGATATCGACCGGGCGGTGGAGGGGGCGATTGCGTCAAAGTTCCGCAATGGCGGGCAGACGTGCGTCTGCTGCAATCGCATTCTCGTTCAATCCGGCATTTACGACGCTTTCGCCCAGAAGCTTGCCAGCCGGGTCACGAAAATGAAGGTCGGTGCCGGTACGGAAGAGGGGGTCGCAATCGGGCCGATGATCAATGGCGCGGCGATCGAGAAGATCAAGCGGCACGTCATGGACGCCCTGGATAAGGGCGCAAAGATCATCTCGCAGAGTGAAACGGTGCCGGAAGGTCGGCAATATGCCCGCCCTCTCGTGCTCGGTGGCGCGACGACTGAGATGCTCCTGGCTTCTGAAGAAACCTTCGGTCCGGTCGCACCGCTCTTCCGCTTCGAGACCGAGGACGAGGCGATTGCGATCGCAAACGGCACGCCCTTCGGCCTTGCCGCCTATTTCTACACTGAGAACCTGAAGCGCTCGTGGCGTGTTGCCGAGGCGCTCGAGTTCGGCATGGTCGGTCTGAACACCGGCCTAATCTCGACCGAGGTTGCGCCGTTCGGCGGCGTCAAGCAGTCGGGCCTCGGACGCGAGGGATCCCAGCTTGGGATAGAAGAATATCTCGAGACCAAGGCGCTCCATATCGGCGGCCTGGACTGA
- a CDS encoding haloacid dehalogenase type II, translated as MATFRPKYIAFDCYGTLTNFDMAGAATRVYGSELSTVAMAKLIKDFSAYRLDEVLGAWKPYLDVVHNALERACKRNGIAFRPEHAERIYQEIPTWGAHPDVPAGLARVAKEIPLVILSNSMKNLIMSNVEKLGAPFHMVITAEETGAYKPHMKGFEYMLDKLGCRPEDITHVSSSFRYDLMTAYDLGIKSKVWVNRGHEPANPFYEYTEVAGIDGLAAAVGLEPLRKSA; from the coding sequence ATGGCAACGTTCAGACCCAAATACATCGCCTTCGACTGCTACGGCACGCTTACCAATTTCGACATGGCCGGCGCGGCCACGCGGGTCTATGGATCGGAGCTGTCGACCGTGGCGATGGCAAAGCTGATCAAGGATTTTTCGGCCTATCGCCTAGACGAGGTTCTCGGCGCGTGGAAGCCCTATCTCGACGTCGTGCACAATGCGCTGGAGCGCGCCTGCAAGCGCAACGGCATCGCATTCAGACCAGAGCATGCCGAGCGCATCTATCAGGAAATTCCGACATGGGGCGCGCATCCCGACGTTCCGGCCGGCCTCGCCCGGGTCGCAAAGGAAATACCGCTCGTCATCCTATCCAACTCGATGAAGAACCTCATCATGTCGAATGTGGAGAAGCTTGGCGCTCCCTTCCACATGGTCATCACCGCGGAGGAGACCGGCGCCTACAAGCCGCACATGAAGGGCTTTGAGTATATGCTGGACAAGCTGGGCTGCCGCCCGGAAGACATCACCCACGTCTCCTCCTCCTTCCGCTACGACCTGATGACCGCCTACGACCTTGGCATCAAGAGCAAGGTATGGGTGAACCGGGGTCACGAGCCCGCGAATCCCTTCTATGAATACACCGAGGTCGCTGGCATCGACGGGCTCGCCGCGGCAGTCGGCCTGGAGCCCCTGCGCAAGAGCGCGTGA